In Sedimentibacter sp. MB31-C6, one genomic interval encodes:
- a CDS encoding transposase, with product MSIKYSQLTLAENFSECQDLLTSDTSTFFSLLEEHINLCDFIPVEFYCAFHLSIGRKRDYPLKGFLSALILQKILTIPTDALLINLLSLCRELRDFCGFTKVPDAPMFTRFKQTFIPQLELMFSKMVDYTEPICQAIDSTLASIITLDTSGIELYVKENNPKYLNTLIRQLKTYYKNNLNVDPYKMAYGLMPSQATSSPDAKQMYINGHFCYADKFAIITNGLGLVRNIAFLDDDFKQKHQDIEIDKKSDSPDEDKSIGDSSALKPVLQDFFELHPDFHPSTFLGDSAFDTIETYTFLKDEFNFKKAIIPYNTRNESTLKKVGYNEYGYPLCPNDSSLVMKYCGPCREKGRADRIKWICPKVHMERGQFVCNCDNPCSTAKKGRTTYTYENMSFRMFPGLQRDSDEWNELYKIRTVVERAINHFKMNMCIAGRKSRDHLTTKADVLIAGIASQFTAIIAHRLSCPQYLRSLKPLIA from the coding sequence ATGTCTATTAAATACTCTCAGCTAACACTTGCTGAAAATTTCAGTGAATGTCAAGATTTACTAACATCTGACACATCTACATTCTTCTCACTATTAGAAGAACATATTAATTTATGTGATTTCATACCAGTGGAATTTTACTGTGCTTTCCACTTATCAATAGGCAGAAAAAGGGATTATCCTTTAAAAGGATTTTTATCTGCTTTAATATTGCAGAAGATATTAACCATTCCTACTGATGCTTTACTTATCAATTTACTTTCTTTATGTCGCGAATTGCGTGATTTCTGTGGTTTTACAAAAGTGCCTGACGCCCCTATGTTTACACGTTTTAAACAGACCTTTATACCTCAATTAGAGCTTATGTTCTCTAAAATGGTTGACTATACTGAACCTATCTGTCAAGCTATCGATTCTACCCTTGCTTCAATTATTACACTTGATACTTCCGGAATTGAATTATATGTTAAAGAAAACAATCCTAAGTATTTGAATACTCTCATTAGACAGCTTAAAACTTACTATAAGAATAATCTTAACGTTGATCCATACAAAATGGCTTATGGTCTAATGCCTTCTCAAGCTACATCTTCTCCTGATGCTAAACAGATGTACATTAATGGTCATTTCTGTTATGCCGACAAATTTGCTATTATCACCAATGGTTTAGGACTTGTGCGTAATATTGCTTTCTTGGATGATGACTTCAAACAAAAGCATCAAGATATTGAAATTGACAAGAAATCCGATTCCCCTGACGAGGATAAATCAATCGGTGATTCTTCTGCATTAAAACCGGTTTTACAAGACTTCTTTGAACTTCATCCTGATTTTCACCCATCGACTTTTCTTGGAGATTCCGCCTTTGATACTATTGAAACCTATACTTTTTTAAAAGATGAATTTAATTTTAAAAAAGCAATTATCCCTTACAATACAAGGAATGAAAGTACTCTTAAAAAAGTTGGTTACAATGAATATGGTTATCCATTATGTCCAAATGACTCCTCTTTGGTTATGAAATATTGTGGGCCTTGCCGTGAAAAGGGTCGTGCCGACCGTATAAAATGGATATGCCCTAAAGTTCATATGGAAAGAGGTCAATTTGTTTGTAATTGTGACAATCCGTGCAGCACTGCCAAAAAAGGTAGAACTACTTACACTTATGAAAATATGAGTTTTCGTATGTTTCCAGGCTTACAACGTGATTCTGATGAATGGAATGAGTTGTATAAAATACGTACTGTTGTAGAAAGAGCCATTAACCATTTTAAAATGAACATGTGCATAGCCGGAAGAAAATCTCGTGACCATCTTACTACTAAAGCTGATGTGCTTATTGCAGGAATTGCTAGTCAATTCACAGCAATTATCGCACACAGATTAAGTTGTCCACAGTATCTTAGAAGTCTTAAACCACTAATTGCATAA
- a CDS encoding heavy-metal-associated domain-containing protein, whose product MQKATIQLETLTCPSCMQKIENGVKSLDGVDKESLSVSFNSSKVKLNFDDEKVSIKDIENTIDKLGYNVIKSQVKAL is encoded by the coding sequence ATGCAAAAAGCAACTATTCAATTAGAAACATTAACTTGTCCATCATGTATGCAAAAAATAGAAAACGGGGTAAAATCTTTAGATGGTGTAGATAAAGAAAGTTTAAGTGTATCTTTTAACTCAAGTAAAGTAAAATTAAACTTTGATGATGAAAAGGTATCAATAAAAGATATCGAGAATACTATCGATAAACTGGGATATAATGTTATAAAATCCCAAGTAAAAGCTTTATAA
- a CDS encoding iron-sulfur cluster repair di-iron protein, ric, with protein MSKQLTFNQIKENRFKILEQYVPIVARVHGGNHPEFHEVHNVFDTIITKTKKAGAEKPELNKEFSKLREITDNYKVPGDVCESYETVYNMLAELDKAYRV; from the coding sequence ATGTCAAAACAATTAACATTTAATCAAATAAAGGAAAATCGCTTTAAAATATTGGAACAATATGTACCGATTGTAGCAAGAGTTCATGGAGGTAATCACCCTGAATTCCATGAAGTTCATAATGTATTTGATACAATCATTACGAAAACAAAAAAAGCAGGAGCAGAAAAACCTGAATTAAACAAAGAATTCTCAAAGCTACGTGAAATTACAGATAATTACAAGGTTCCAGGTGATGTATGCGAAAGTTACGAAACAGTTTACAACATGTTAGCCGAATTAGATAAAGCATATCGAGTTTAA
- a CDS encoding heavy metal translocating P-type ATPase produces MQRHILKKKNHITIISGILIVIAYISKLGFGNINIFTWSLIISSAIGATPIAIQAYQSLKVKVVSIDVLVTIAVIGAFLISEFEESAIVTFLFLFGAYLEQRTLNKTRSAIKELTEMAPENALKQMENGEFEEIEVDEVDVGNILLVKTGAKVPVDGTVLTGEGHINEASITGESLPVSKNKDSQVYAGTILENGTIQIIANRVGEDTTFGKIIELIEEAQDSKSEAERFIDKFSKYYTPVVLVLAFIVWLFSQDIELAITILVLGCPGALVIGVPVSNVAGIGNGAKHGVLLKGSEVIGDFSKVNTIVFDKTGTLTIGNPKVTDKEIYADNVDEILSYLASVEKESDHPLAKSVVEYIGDTKAYAVEKTEVVKGGGIVAQVNGHRVAVGNVALIKQENVHLSEKTRADITKFEKNGNSLVLTSVDNELKVLMGIRDQIRPGVKENLQKLKKLGVKNLVVLSGDNQGTVDLVASELELTEAHGHMLPEDKSAYIKKLIDKGQIVAFVGDGVNDSPSLALAQIGIAMGNGTDVAIETSDVVLMNSDFSRLPHALGLTKSTAYNMRQNIIIAVGVVLVLLASVFFSEWMNMSIGMLIHEASILVVILNGMRLLRYKLK; encoded by the coding sequence ATGCAAAGACATATATTAAAGAAGAAAAATCACATAACAATAATTAGTGGAATTTTAATCGTAATTGCATATATTAGCAAGTTAGGTTTTGGAAATATAAATATATTTACTTGGTCCTTGATTATATCTTCAGCTATAGGGGCTACACCTATCGCTATCCAAGCGTATCAATCATTAAAAGTAAAAGTTGTTAGCATTGATGTTTTAGTTACCATCGCAGTTATCGGAGCATTCTTAATTAGCGAATTTGAAGAATCAGCTATTGTTACATTCTTATTCTTATTTGGAGCTTATTTAGAACAACGTACATTGAATAAAACACGTTCTGCAATTAAAGAATTAACTGAAATGGCACCAGAAAATGCTTTGAAACAAATGGAAAATGGTGAGTTTGAAGAAATAGAAGTAGATGAAGTTGACGTAGGCAATATTTTACTCGTCAAAACCGGTGCAAAAGTCCCTGTCGATGGTACAGTTTTAACAGGAGAAGGTCATATTAATGAAGCAAGTATTACTGGTGAATCTCTTCCTGTAAGTAAAAACAAAGATTCTCAAGTATATGCTGGAACAATTTTAGAAAATGGAACTATTCAAATTATTGCTAATCGTGTAGGGGAAGATACTACATTTGGTAAAATTATTGAGTTAATTGAAGAAGCGCAAGATTCAAAATCAGAAGCCGAACGTTTCATAGATAAATTCTCTAAATACTACACTCCTGTAGTATTAGTTCTCGCTTTCATTGTATGGTTATTTTCACAAGACATTGAACTTGCAATTACAATATTAGTTCTAGGATGCCCAGGAGCATTAGTTATCGGTGTACCTGTATCAAACGTTGCAGGCATTGGTAATGGAGCAAAACACGGTGTTCTGCTAAAAGGTAGTGAAGTTATTGGTGATTTTAGTAAAGTTAATACAATAGTATTTGACAAAACAGGTACATTAACAATAGGAAATCCTAAAGTAACTGACAAAGAAATTTATGCAGATAACGTTGATGAAATATTGAGTTACCTTGCAAGTGTTGAAAAAGAATCAGACCACCCATTAGCTAAATCAGTAGTAGAATATATAGGAGATACTAAAGCATATGCAGTTGAAAAAACAGAGGTTGTAAAAGGTGGAGGAATCGTCGCTCAGGTAAATGGACATAGAGTTGCAGTTGGTAATGTTGCTCTGATAAAACAAGAAAATGTTCATTTAAGTGAAAAAACACGTGCAGATATTACAAAGTTTGAGAAAAATGGAAACTCTCTTGTTCTAACTTCAGTTGATAATGAATTAAAAGTACTAATGGGTATTCGTGACCAAATACGCCCTGGTGTAAAAGAAAATCTTCAAAAATTAAAGAAATTAGGCGTTAAAAACTTAGTAGTTCTTTCAGGAGACAACCAAGGAACTGTTGATTTAGTAGCAAGTGAATTAGAACTTACAGAAGCTCACGGACACATGTTGCCAGAAGATAAATCAGCATATATTAAAAAGTTAATAGATAAAGGTCAAATTGTAGCATTTGTTGGTGATGGAGTAAATGATAGTCCCTCATTAGCTTTAGCACAAATTGGAATAGCCATGGGAAATGGTACAGACGTAGCAATAGAAACTTCAGATGTTGTCTTAATGAATTCAGACTTTAGTCGTTTGCCACATGCCTTAGGTTTAACAAAATCAACAGCTTATAATATGCGCCAAAATATTATTATCGCAGTTGGAGTTGTATTAGTCCTACTTGCTAGTGTATTCTTCAGTGAATGGATGAACATGTCAATAGGAATGTTAATACACGAAGCAAGTATATTAGTAGTAATTTTAAACGGTATGAGACTTCTTCGCTACAAATTAAAGTAA
- a CDS encoding FAD-dependent oxidoreductase, which produces MKKIISLLMCGLMIISLLVGCTEQVNPPEEENIEDNNNEENNVSSITISTGESAPEYDETIEADVLVLGGGGAGLTSALTASENGKNVILAEKLGYLGGATLLSGGIVPAAETKQQKEAGIIDNQDLFARDIFRPNSYSVRKDLVYTVTENAKNVVEWLEEQGVKMSLITNNLYYGQSNYRMHIAEGSGNGMTKVLIDNVNKNDKIEVLVNSPAIELAVENEQVIGAFIKKDNKNIILIKAENTVLCTSGFGANKEMLEEYIPEMINAYPYVAPGATGEGIIWGQNLGASVANMKSYQGHGVYSEELQGSADLNILYRGGILVNKNGERFTNEHKGYSELSPDVLAQPDYHVYMVFNQANADATASFADYDKADILTKADNLEELATALNIDQDKFNASINDYLNGIETGQDSLNRTFFPDHFDGPYYAFEITADLRHTQGGLVTDTVGHVLKEDGTLIKGLYAAGGVMEGFSDTAGPGYMSGNGLLQAFVFGRLAGENAATTTRADAKIINLE; this is translated from the coding sequence ATGAAAAAAATTATTAGCTTACTTATGTGCGGTCTTATGATTATTAGTTTGTTGGTTGGATGCACTGAACAAGTTAATCCACCAGAAGAAGAAAATATTGAAGATAACAACAATGAAGAAAACAATGTATCTTCCATAACAATTTCTACTGGAGAGTCCGCACCAGAATATGACGAAACCATAGAAGCGGACGTACTAGTACTTGGCGGTGGAGGTGCTGGTCTAACAAGTGCTTTAACTGCTTCCGAAAATGGTAAAAATGTAATATTGGCAGAAAAATTAGGATATCTTGGAGGAGCTACTTTGTTATCAGGAGGTATAGTTCCTGCAGCAGAAACTAAACAACAAAAAGAAGCCGGCATAATTGACAATCAAGATTTATTCGCTCGTGATATATTTAGACCGAATTCTTACAGTGTTAGAAAAGACTTAGTATATACTGTAACAGAAAATGCTAAAAATGTTGTTGAATGGCTTGAAGAACAAGGAGTTAAAATGAGCCTTATAACAAATAATTTATATTATGGTCAGTCAAATTATCGTATGCATATTGCAGAGGGTAGCGGTAACGGTATGACTAAAGTGTTGATAGACAATGTTAATAAGAATGATAAAATAGAAGTTTTGGTAAATTCTCCTGCTATTGAACTAGCTGTCGAAAATGAACAAGTAATAGGCGCATTTATTAAAAAAGACAACAAAAATATAATTTTAATTAAGGCTGAAAATACCGTATTATGTACAAGTGGTTTCGGTGCAAATAAAGAAATGCTTGAAGAATACATACCTGAAATGATTAATGCATACCCATATGTAGCTCCTGGTGCAACTGGTGAAGGAATAATCTGGGGACAAAATCTTGGAGCATCTGTTGCAAATATGAAATCCTATCAGGGTCACGGTGTATATAGTGAAGAATTACAAGGCTCTGCAGATTTAAATATACTTTATAGAGGTGGAATTTTAGTTAACAAAAATGGAGAAAGATTTACAAATGAGCATAAAGGTTACTCTGAACTATCTCCTGATGTATTAGCACAACCTGACTACCATGTTTATATGGTGTTTAACCAAGCGAATGCAGATGCAACCGCAAGTTTTGCCGATTATGACAAGGCAGATATATTAACTAAGGCTGATAACTTAGAAGAACTTGCTACGGCTTTAAATATTGACCAAGACAAATTCAATGCATCAATTAATGATTATTTGAATGGAATTGAAACAGGTCAAGATAGTTTAAATAGAACATTTTTCCCAGATCATTTCGACGGACCTTATTATGCTTTTGAAATAACAGCTGATTTAAGACACACACAAGGTGGTCTTGTTACAGATACAGTAGGTCATGTTTTAAAAGAAGACGGAACCTTAATCAAAGGTCTTTATGCTGCCGGAGGTGTAATGGAAGGTTTTTCTGATACAGCAGGTCCTGGATATATGTCAGGAAACGGATTATTGCAAGCATTTGTATTTGGACGTTTGGCAGGAGAAAATGCAGCTACAACTACAAGAGCCGATGCAAAAATTATAAATTTAGAATAA